The genomic window ACATTTGACAGCTCTCGGCAACACCGCCGGCGAAGCCCGCCAAAAGGTGCTTGCCGCCAGAGAGCGTCTAACGGCCGGCGAATGATCTACTTATCCGCACGGCTTTTCTGCTAAACTCAAAAGCTGTGGCCGAATCACTCGTTTTCACAGAAGGTGCGGGCCGCGACGTCATATACGACGAGATAATGCCGCAGATCGAAGCGTTGGTTGAAGGTGAGGCCGACCTGACGGCAAACTTGGCGAATATTGCGGCCGCTTTGAAGCTGGCGTTCGAATTTTTTTGGGTCGGCTTCTATTTCGCAAAGGGCGACACGCTTGTGCTCGGGCCGTTCCAAGGGCCGCCGGCGTGTACGCGTATCGGCATTGGCAAGGGCGTTTGCGGCTATGCATTCTCAATGCGCGAAACAACGATCGTCGCTGATGTCGATGCGTTCCCGGGCCATATTGCGTGTGCGTCGGAGTCGCGTTCCGAGATCGTGGTGCCGATATTTCGTACCGGCGAGGCGGCAGGTGTGCTTGATGTTGACAGTGCTCGGCTTGATGATTTTACGAATGTTGACGCCGAGGGCCTCGAGCGTGTCGCGCAAATAGTTGAGCGGCTCCTTGCCTTGCAGGCTGTTTAAGATGAATCCT from Chloracidobacterium sp. includes these protein-coding regions:
- a CDS encoding GAF domain-containing protein, with amino-acid sequence MAESLVFTEGAGRDVIYDEIMPQIEALVEGEADLTANLANIAAALKLAFEFFWVGFYFAKGDTLVLGPFQGPPACTRIGIGKGVCGYAFSMRETTIVADVDAFPGHIACASESRSEIVVPIFRTGEAAGVLDVDSARLDDFTNVDAEGLERVAQIVERLLALQAV